A window of Methanothermobacter sp. genomic DNA:
CTCCACAAATGGCAGCTCCCTGAGGCCGGGGATTTCTGATACCCCCGGGGCATCCATTTCAAGGGTGTAGTCCTCCACCTTAACACCCCTGACACCGACCCTGTAACGGGGCCCAAGGAGCTGCCCCAGGGGCTTTTTGAGTCTCAGAAGACCGTCATGGGCCCTCACACGTCTTCCTGATTCCATTTCAAGTTTCAGTGTGTCCCCCACGAGCTCCCATGATTTTACATGTGAAGCCTCCTTCTCCTGGCCCTCAGGGACTCCTCTCCGGAGAATGTCTTTTTCAGCCTCTTTCAGGAACTCTTCAATGTCCTTCTCTGCCTCTGGAACCTCTTTACTGAGTTTTATTATTCCCTTAAGTTTGAATTTCATCCAATCACCACATGCTAAGCCTGATTAAATCCTGGTTCATTCCTTCTCTGATTTAAATCCCATCATATTTTCGACTATCATCTCGGAGAATATGAGGTCATCTGCGGTGTTGAGGGCTGTTCCAATGGAATCTGATTCCATGGTGAACCTTACTGTTGAGCCGTCAATTTCAGATTCAACGTATGACCTGTTTTCGGGTTCAAGTGCCTTCATAACTATTTCGGCTTCCTCCTCTGATTCGTATTCCGCTTCTATGGTTACTGATATCCTCATTTCAGGTCTCCGTCCTGTGACGT
This region includes:
- a CDS encoding KEOPS complex subunit Pcc1; this translates as MRISVTIEAEYESEEEAEIVMKALEPENRSYVESEIDGSTVRFTMESDSIGTALNTADDLIFSEMIVENMMGFKSEKE